GCATCTGCCGGTGTTGCCACACCTCCCGCTGCAAAGTTCACAACGGGAAGTCTTCCGAGTCTTTTTACTTCCCTCAGAAGTTCTACGGGAGCACCTATTTCTTTTCCGTAGGCGACGAGTTCTTCGTCTTCCATTTTCGTTACTTGTTTTATCTGTTCCATCATCCTTCTCATGTGTTTGACCGCCTCTACGACATTACCAGTTCCCGCTTCTCCTTTCGTTCTGATCATTGCAGCACCTTCTGCTATTCTTCTCAGTGCCTCTCCCAGGTCCCTTGCACCACAGACGAACGGGACTTTGAACTCGTGTTTGTTTATGTGGAACCTGTCATCGGCAGGTGTGAGAACCTCGGATTCATCGATGAAGTCCACTCCGAGTTCCTCAAGGATCTTTGCCTCTGCGATGTGTCCGATTCTCACCTTCGCCATGACAGGGATGGAAACTGCTTCCATGATCTCTCTGATCTTTGCGATGCTGGCCATCCTTGCAACTCCGCCCTCTTTTCTGATGTCTGCTGGCACTCTCTCAAGTGCCATGACAGCGACCGCTCCTGCTTCCTCTGCTATCTTCGCCTGCTCGGCAGTGGTGACATCCATGATGACGCCACCTTTGAACATCTCCGCAAAACCTTTCTTTATTATCCATGTTCCCTTTTTGATTTCCATTCTGCTCACCTCCTCATTTTTCTTCCCAGTACCTCTTTTCCACTTTCTTGAGTCTTGGATTTTCTATCTTGTACCTTCCCACTTTGGCGCAGGGTTTTCCGTTCACTTCCACGATGTCTGC
This genomic window from Thermotoga sp. SG1 contains:
- the pdxS gene encoding pyridoxal 5'-phosphate synthase lyase subunit PdxS, coding for MEIKKGTWIIKKGFAEMFKGGVIMDVTTAEQAKIAEEAGAVAVMALERVPADIRKEGGVARMASIAKIREIMEAVSIPVMAKVRIGHIAEAKILEELGVDFIDESEVLTPADDRFHINKHEFKVPFVCGARDLGEALRRIAEGAAMIRTKGEAGTGNVVEAVKHMRRMMEQIKQVTKMEDEELVAYGKEIGAPVELLREVKRLGRLPVVNFAAGGVATPADAALMMMLGADGVFVGSGIFKSKDPRKMAKAMVLAVTYWDNPKILLKISEDIGEPMRGLDVEELEVRMQERGW